A DNA window from Myripristis murdjan chromosome 19, fMyrMur1.1, whole genome shotgun sequence contains the following coding sequences:
- the LOC115378146 gene encoding kelch domain-containing protein 1-like: MDAERRLERSNHTAFLDDHIMYVWGGYQVVDGNDVVCPSDEIWLFDLDCGTWERREITGDIPPELSGFCGSYVNGTLYIFAGCDPYGYTNHMFSVDLTEQPYTWREVTNTGGNKPSPRSKHTCWVHRDRLIYFGGYACKTLQEVRNTSSSNFIVEETSWTAIGNTLFRCWGWNNEVSVFDIHTATWSMPETQGPTPAPRGFHATAVLGNKGFISGGLETKELDLFCLDLETWTWTQFDLPASCVPPGRSMHTMTPTSDHTLFLFGGLGTSGNPLCDAWCFDSLKGEWTERTHPHSDKPRLWHTACQGRDDDVVVFGGSRNYCVLMDSVAVLRSPWQQQCNDVFMFQTQPYSLSRLCEDFIGRRAELFRELLDWLPSKLQRRLDKRLTFFSADKPMLKQA; this comes from the exons ATGGATGCTGAGAGGCGCCTGGAGAGGAGCAACCACACGGCGTTTCTGGACGACCACATCATGTACGTGTGGGGAGGCTACCAG GTGGTTGATGGAAATGACGTCGTTTGTCCCAGTGATGAGATATGGCTGTTTGATTTGGACTGCGGGACATG ggaGCGAAGGGAGATCACTGGTGACATCCCCCCGGAGTTATCTGGCTTCTGTGGCTCCTATGTCAACGGCACACTCTACATCTTTGCAGGATGCGATCCCTATGGCTACACCAACCAT ATGTTCAGCGTGGACCTTACAGAGCAGCCTTACACATGGAGAGAAGTGACCAACACCGGTGGAAACAAGCCGTCGCCAcgaagcaaacacacatgctgggTCCACCGAGACAG GCTAATCTACTTTGGAGGGTATGCATGTAAGACCTTACAGGAGGTCCGTAACACTTCCTCGTCAAATTTCATCGTCGAGGAGACATCCTGG ACAGCAATTGGGAACACGCTGTTCAGGTGCTGGGGCTGGAACAACGAAGTCAGTGTGTTTGACATACACACTGCTACATGGAGTATGCCAGAAACTCAG GGTCCCACTCCAGCACCCAGAGGCTTCCATGCCACTGCCGTTCTGGGAAACAAAGGTTTCATTTCGGGTGGCCTG GAAACCAAAGAGTTGGACCTGTTCTGCTTGGATCTGGaaacctggacctggactcaaTT TGACCTGCCTGCCTCCTGCGTACCCCCGGGGCGCTCGATGCACACCATGACCCCCACGTCAGATCACACACTATTCCTGTTTGGAGGTCTAGGGACAAGTGGAAATCCTCTGT GTGATGCCTGGTGTTTTGACTCTTTAAAGGGAGAGTGGACAGAGaggacacacccacacagtgaCAAACCCAG GCTGTGGCATACAGCGTGCCAGGGTCGGGACGACGATGTGGTCGTGTTTGGGGGAAGTCGCAACTATTGTGTCCTCATGGATTCG GTGGCTGTCCTGaggtctccatggcaacaacagTGCAATGATGTGTTTATGTTCCAGACGCAGCCATACTCCCTCTCTAG ACTGTGTGAGGACTTTATAGGAAGACGTGCAGAGCTGTTCAGAGAGCTGCTGGACTGGCTCCCTTCAAAGCTGCAGAGGAGACTTGACAAGCGATTGACCTTTTTCTCTGCTGACAAGCCAATGCTAAAACAGGCCTGA